TATATAAGTCTGGGCTCAACCGTTATGTTCCCGACACTATTATTATGGACCGAATAAAGATTTAATATACAAATTAATTTTGGTAATTTATACCATATATAGCGCACTAGAAAATGTATATAAAGACGTACCAAAAAACGAATGAAAGGACGTGTAAGTAGACATAAAAAATATCCGGTTTAACCGGATATTTTTAATTACATTCCAGGTGATATTTGCATCATGATTTCTTGAATATCTTGCCTATAACCAGTCATATCTTCTCCATCTCTAATATTACGAGCAATAGAATCAATTCTACTATAAAGATTAGGGTCTGTAGTTATAGCTACTGAAGTTATTTTGTTGTCAGTATTTTTTACTGTTCTTTCAATCCTTTGTCGTAAATCGTTATTCATAGTACCTTCCATATTATTTTCCATGTTTACTCCAACGATTGCTGTATTATCATTAACAACAACTGTAGCTCTATTTACTTCACCCATTCTAGCTACTGCATTTGCGATTTTGTCTGCTCTATTAGACATTTTGTTATCCATATTTTCATCAAAATATATGTCGTTTTCATAATCTGTATCAGGATTTTGATTGTTGTTGTAGTTATTTGGTGGTGCTGGTTTTTCCTGTGGCTGACATCCAATCATAATTATGGACATAGTAATTAAACATATTGATAATACAGCAATAAGTTTAGTATATTTTTTCATTGTTTCACCTCCCATGATTAGTTTGGCATTATATTGAATTAAATATTACTTATACAAATGTTAAATTCTAACAAACATATACTTGAAAAGTGGATTTAAAAAATTTTAGGCTATAGTAATTAAAAACAGAGATACAGAAATATAATATATTATACTGGGCAAGGGAGGAATAAACTATTAAGAATGTTTTTATTGTTATAAAAATTAATAAGAAAATAGTTTTGATACTTTTAATTTTTTCAGTTATTTTTATTATAACTACCATTTTCTTTAAATATCATAAATGTTATCAAGGAGTATTTAATGCTAAATTTAGAAATGGAACTGTTGTTATAGACCCAGGTCATGGAGGAATAGATGGAGGAGCACACTACAAAGAATACTTATTAGAAAAAAATATAAATCTTGATGTTGCGTTAAGATTAAAAAATTTTTTATTAAAACAGAGGACTAGAGTTATAATGACTAGAGATAAAGATGTCTCTTTAGAAGATAAAAGTACAATAAATGATACAAGATACAAAAGGGATTTAGATGCTAGAAAAAAAATAATAAATACAAATAATCCTGATGTATTTGTAAGTATTCATGTTAATGCAAATAGCTTTAGTTCTAAAGCAAGGGGAGTAGTTATTTATTATTATCCTGGCTCTATTGAGGGAGAAAGATTGGCTGAAGAAATAAGTAAAGCTATAGACTGTATTGTGTATGAAAAATATTTAAAATATGAAGAAATAAGAAGTAAAATTGTTGCAGAAGATTATTACATAACTAGAGAAACAAAGGTTCCAGGTGTTATAGTTGAGATGGGGTTTATAACTAATCCGTGTGATAGGAAGCTTTTTCAGAATAATACCTATAAGCAAAAAATAGCGGAAGCAATTGGATGGGGAATAATGAATTATTTAAAGTAACACATATAAAACAAACATCGGCCCAAACCAAGAACCGATGTTTGTATGTATTTATATAAAATGTTAAATATTATAAGTATGTTATATATAAAGGGAAAGGGGGAAAGGGGTAAAGGAACAAAAGGGGGATTTTATGCTGTTTTCAAACATAATCCAAATGT
The DNA window shown above is from Caldisalinibacter kiritimatiensis and carries:
- a CDS encoding N-acetylmuramoyl-L-alanine amidase family protein, translated to MILLIFSVIFIITTIFFKYHKCYQGVFNAKFRNGTVVIDPGHGGIDGGAHYKEYLLEKNINLDVALRLKNFLLKQRTRVIMTRDKDVSLEDKSTINDTRYKRDLDARKKIINTNNPDVFVSIHVNANSFSSKARGVVIYYYPGSIEGERLAEEISKAIDCIVYEKYLKYEEIRSKIVAEDYYITRETKVPGVIVEMGFITNPCDRKLFQNNTYKQKIAEAIGWGIMNYLK
- a CDS encoding YhcN/YlaJ family sporulation lipoprotein; the encoded protein is MKKYTKLIAVLSICLITMSIIMIGCQPQEKPAPPNNYNNNQNPDTDYENDIYFDENMDNKMSNRADKIANAVARMGEVNRATVVVNDNTAIVGVNMENNMEGTMNNDLRQRIERTVKNTDNKITSVAITTDPNLYSRIDSIARNIRDGEDMTGYRQDIQEIMMQISPGM